Proteins encoded by one window of Aulosira sp. FACHB-615:
- a CDS encoding glucosamine-6-phosphate deaminase has product MVAAKNFFRVDDLQVQVYNSEAEMAENVAQITRKYLKDILEKQGKAAVLLATGNSQLKFLDALIKLGGVDWSKITLFHLDEYLGITADHPASFRRYLRERVENKLTPQEFHYLEGDTLEPVAECDRYTQLLQAQPIDLCCLGIGENGHLAFNDPDVANFHDPYSVKLVKLDIVNRQQQVNTGHFSNIDSVPQYAFTVTLPLICTAKKIICLAPEKRKAQIVKQMLQQTISTDCPASILRRQSQATLFLDVDSASLLD; this is encoded by the coding sequence ATGGTTGCTGCCAAAAACTTTTTTCGTGTTGATGATTTACAAGTGCAAGTTTACAATTCTGAAGCAGAAATGGCTGAGAATGTTGCACAAATTACCAGGAAATATTTAAAGGATATCTTAGAAAAACAGGGGAAAGCTGCCGTTTTATTAGCCACAGGGAATTCCCAACTCAAATTTCTAGATGCGTTAATTAAGTTGGGTGGCGTAGATTGGTCAAAAATTACTTTATTTCACTTAGATGAATATTTAGGTATTACGGCTGATCATCCTGCAAGTTTCCGGCGTTATCTGCGAGAACGGGTAGAAAATAAACTGACTCCGCAGGAATTTCATTATCTCGAAGGTGATACATTAGAGCCTGTGGCTGAATGCGATCGCTACACGCAATTACTCCAAGCACAGCCAATCGATTTATGTTGCTTAGGTATTGGCGAAAATGGACATTTAGCTTTTAATGATCCTGATGTTGCTAATTTTCATGATCCTTATAGTGTCAAGTTGGTGAAATTAGATATAGTCAATCGCCAACAACAAGTAAATACTGGTCATTTTTCCAATATCGACAGTGTGCCACAGTATGCTTTTACTGTCACCCTACCATTAATTTGTACAGCAAAAAAAATTATCTGCCTAGCACCAGAAAAACGCAAAGCCCAGATAGTAAAACAGATGTTACAACAAACAATCAGCACCGATTGTCCGGCATCAATTCTCCGTCGTCAATCACAAGCAACTTTATTTTTAGATGTCGATTCCGCTAGTTTATTGGATTAA
- a CDS encoding HAD family phosphatase, whose protein sequence is MLAAVLFDLDGTIVNTDPIHYQAWQQMLADYNIEIDEKFYKSRISGRLNPEIVKDILPQLSPAEGQKFADDKEALFRELASHLQPLSGFAELLAWTETHQLKRALVTNAPRLNVEFVLEVLGIKEAFHTVILAEDCTAGKPDPAPYQAALNKLKINAEKAIALEDSPSGIRAAVAAGIPTIGIASTHDPQNLQTVGAFMAIPDFTDLQLWTFLNSLTEPDLSAINF, encoded by the coding sequence ATGCTGGCAGCAGTTCTCTTTGACTTGGATGGCACTATTGTCAATACTGATCCGATACATTACCAAGCTTGGCAGCAAATGTTGGCAGACTACAACATTGAAATAGATGAAAAATTCTACAAATCTCGGATTAGTGGACGTTTGAATCCAGAAATTGTCAAAGATATTTTGCCGCAATTATCACCAGCAGAAGGGCAGAAATTTGCCGACGATAAAGAAGCATTATTTCGTGAATTAGCTTCCCATCTGCAACCGTTGAGTGGATTTGCTGAACTCCTAGCTTGGACAGAGACACATCAGTTAAAACGGGCATTAGTCACCAATGCACCTCGGTTGAATGTAGAATTTGTGCTTGAGGTTTTAGGGATTAAAGAAGCTTTTCATACAGTGATTTTGGCAGAGGATTGCACTGCTGGTAAACCTGATCCTGCACCTTATCAAGCTGCTTTAAACAAGTTAAAGATTAACGCAGAGAAAGCGATCGCCCTGGAAGATTCACCTTCGGGTATTCGTGCGGCTGTTGCGGCTGGGATTCCTACCATTGGTATCGCCTCCACCCACGATCCACAAAATCTGCAAACAGTCGGCGCGTTTATGGCAATTCCCGATTTTACCGATTTGCAGTTGTGGACGTTTTTAAATTCTTTGACAGAGCCAGATTTAAGTGCGATCAATTTTTAG
- a CDS encoding NACHT domain-containing NTPase yields the protein MRLEPQHLEKIDDLLKQELEEARGDEELLVIMQLEGKDSQSENNFVPNLKPADFPNRQAYRQALIDLQKQQVKNAVGETIKELESLGLTITGGEMSETVIVRGEARQILSSLELAAVRRASLDRAIAINDAGKYLATIISQVIDTSNPQVPPKILKSASQYYQNYYKRYGKLRVLGMKQFVPLDYIYTAVQVLSNEEIANSVSLQDLEKAFRKANRGVFSSDKTARKEGIAVANKNQSLMVLGAPGSGKSTFLRKIGLEALKGKQGKFKYECIPILIELKRFNVDEINIKELVFQEFNCCNFVEAEVLTKKLLEAGKLLILLDGLDEVPTKNLNAAVTQIQDFVKQYQTNRFIVSCRTAAYHQQFRRFENVEIAEFTDEQIKQFINNWFQSEEDKQADTAGQCWELLQENESAKELARTPLLLTFICLYYDEYQSFTNNRSELYKKALDILLDKWLAEKRVKRDPIFKDFTIAIEESLLAEIAYQGFGKNRLFFTRDELIEQIQTNLNKNENAPKTLNSKAVLKAIQVEQGILVERVRDAYAFSHLTLQEYLTAKYICDWQLVDELVSCYLIDINWRDVFLLTSGLLRPNADQLLLHMEKEAQKYINTPKLKALIEWAEGETIGSPGDIKPVGKRAIAHANANAIASTNSYAIACAIGYTNANAIACANAYTNANANVCAIAITNANAYTYAIANAIYQAIGAIRTLEKLQIFNHLNFTNLIKQLQDLKATIPDDNQSQGFESANKLRETLLKAFNLNSEMVSLSNEELAAWNNYLYANYLILQCKQAAVIVSPQTWAEIEDRMLRLPEEKSKSIFSRFKRNF from the coding sequence ATGAGACTAGAACCTCAGCATCTAGAAAAAATTGACGACTTGCTAAAACAAGAGCTAGAAGAAGCCAGAGGCGATGAAGAATTGCTGGTAATTATGCAGCTTGAAGGCAAAGATTCACAATCAGAAAATAACTTTGTTCCTAATCTCAAACCCGCAGATTTTCCTAATCGCCAAGCTTATCGTCAAGCGTTGATTGATTTGCAAAAGCAGCAAGTAAAAAATGCTGTTGGTGAGACAATTAAAGAGTTAGAAAGCTTAGGACTAACTATTACTGGCGGTGAAATGAGCGAAACAGTAATAGTCAGAGGAGAAGCACGGCAAATTTTAAGCAGCTTGGAATTAGCAGCAGTGCGCCGCGCTAGTTTAGATCGAGCTATTGCAATTAACGACGCTGGTAAATATTTAGCAACAATTATAAGCCAAGTAATTGATACTTCAAACCCACAAGTTCCGCCAAAAATTCTCAAGTCTGCCTCGCAATATTACCAAAATTATTACAAGCGGTATGGCAAATTAAGAGTGTTGGGTATGAAACAGTTCGTACCTTTAGATTATATTTATACTGCTGTTCAAGTTCTCAGTAATGAGGAAATAGCTAATTCAGTATCACTCCAGGATTTAGAAAAAGCTTTTAGAAAAGCTAATAGGGGAGTATTTAGTTCAGATAAAACTGCAAGAAAGGAAGGGATAGCAGTTGCTAATAAAAATCAATCTTTGATGGTATTAGGTGCGCCTGGAAGCGGTAAATCGACATTTTTACGCAAGATAGGATTAGAAGCACTCAAGGGAAAACAAGGTAAATTTAAATATGAGTGCATTCCTATCTTGATTGAATTGAAAAGATTTAATGTTGATGAGATTAATATTAAAGAATTAGTTTTTCAAGAGTTTAACTGTTGTAATTTTGTTGAAGCTGAAGTTTTAACCAAAAAGCTATTAGAGGCAGGAAAATTACTCATATTACTTGATGGTTTAGATGAAGTACCAACTAAAAACTTGAATGCAGCAGTTACACAAATTCAAGATTTTGTTAAGCAATATCAAACAAATAGATTTATTGTTTCTTGCCGCACTGCTGCTTATCATCAACAGTTTAGACGATTTGAGAATGTAGAGATTGCTGAGTTTACTGATGAGCAAATAAAACAATTTATCAATAATTGGTTTCAGTCAGAAGAAGATAAACAAGCTGATACGGCTGGGCAATGTTGGGAGTTACTGCAAGAAAATGAATCTGCCAAGGAATTAGCTAGAACGCCTTTATTGCTGACTTTTATTTGCCTTTACTACGATGAATATCAAAGTTTTACTAACAATCGCAGCGAATTATATAAAAAAGCTCTAGATATTTTATTAGATAAATGGTTGGCGGAAAAAAGAGTAAAACGCGATCCGATTTTTAAGGATTTTACCATTGCTATTGAAGAAAGCTTACTGGCAGAAATAGCTTATCAAGGATTTGGAAAAAATCGGCTATTCTTTACCAGAGATGAGCTAATAGAACAAATTCAAACTAATTTAAACAAAAATGAAAACGCACCTAAAACTTTAAATAGCAAAGCAGTTTTAAAAGCAATTCAAGTAGAGCAAGGAATTTTAGTAGAAAGGGTAAGAGATGCTTATGCTTTTTCTCATCTAACGCTGCAAGAATATTTAACTGCTAAATATATTTGCGACTGGCAATTAGTTGATGAGTTAGTTAGTTGTTATTTAATAGATATAAACTGGAGAGATGTATTTTTATTAACATCAGGTTTGCTACGTCCAAATGCAGATCAGTTATTACTGCACATGGAAAAAGAGGCACAGAAATACATTAACACGCCTAAGTTAAAAGCTTTAATAGAATGGGCAGAGGGTGAAACAATAGGCTCACCAGGAGATATAAAACCTGTTGGTAAAAGAGCGATCGCTCACGCCAACGCCAACGCCATCGCCAGCACCAACTCCTACGCCATCGCCTGCGCCATCGGCTACACTAACGCCAACGCCATCGCCTGCGCCAACGCCTACACTAACGCCAACGCCAACGTCTGCGCCATCGCCATCACCAACGCCAACGCCTATACCTACGCCATCGCCAACGCCATCTATCAAGCTATTGGAGCTATCCGCACTCTTGAAAAATTACAAATATTCAATCACTTAAACTTTACTAATTTAATAAAGCAATTGCAAGATTTAAAGGCAACAATTCCTGATGATAATCAATCGCAAGGTTTCGAGTCTGCAAACAAATTGCGAGAAACCTTGCTCAAAGCTTTTAATTTAAATTCAGAAATGGTGAGTTTATCTAATGAAGAATTAGCAGCTTGGAATAATTATCTATATGCCAATTATTTAATCTTGCAGTGCAAACAAGCAGCCGTGATAGTATCGCCTCAAACTTGGGCAGAAATAGAAGATAGAATGCTACGTCTACCAGAAGAGAAAAGTAAGAGTATCTTTTCTAGATTCAAACGGAATTTCTAA
- a CDS encoding S8 family serine peptidase, with amino-acid sequence MKLYIIRPKTSSVTRSLSLMSRKLTPQSRRMQAAEVKAFWQQDSVYQEIQRWIADAREDGVIQIAQAETVITGTVIVKMTEEEAARMREELPDADITEDRPIELIQPEASANDLKTEISQSDLWHLAAINLDNCRQKGYEYTGQDITIAVLDTGVDGNHPALKGRITKAFTFDAQNYQVLPMNPSVDTHKHGTHVAGLICGNKIGVAPNTNIFSGVIIPGGTGNLSDFILALSWVSQQPEISIVNISAGFIGYLPDMEIAIESLLLSGILPVCAVGNEGRNRTRSPGNYRDVVSVGSSTIDKRIAGFSGSATLNTGSHQYQVPNLVAPGKEIYSSIPGDKYEAISGTSMATPIVSGIAALILEEYPNIEVLDLKEELFARCETLQVPQDRQGYGLIQVKL; translated from the coding sequence ATGAAGCTGTATATTATTCGCCCTAAAACTTCCTCAGTTACTCGCTCTCTTTCCCTGATGTCGAGAAAATTAACGCCCCAAAGTCGGAGGATGCAAGCGGCGGAAGTAAAAGCTTTTTGGCAGCAAGACTCAGTTTATCAAGAAATTCAACGCTGGATTGCCGACGCGCGAGAGGATGGTGTAATTCAAATTGCTCAAGCAGAAACGGTGATTACAGGTACGGTTATTGTAAAAATGACCGAAGAAGAAGCAGCCAGGATGCGTGAAGAGTTACCTGATGCTGATATCACAGAAGACCGCCCAATTGAGTTAATTCAACCCGAAGCCAGCGCAAATGATTTAAAAACAGAAATTTCTCAATCTGATTTATGGCATTTAGCAGCAATTAATTTAGATAATTGCCGTCAAAAAGGGTATGAATATACAGGTCAAGATATCACGATTGCCGTTTTAGATACCGGGGTAGATGGCAATCATCCAGCATTAAAAGGGAGAATAACTAAAGCCTTTACCTTTGATGCCCAAAATTATCAGGTACTGCCCATGAATCCTAGTGTTGATACACACAAACACGGCACTCACGTTGCGGGATTAATTTGCGGCAACAAAATTGGTGTTGCGCCTAATACTAATATTTTCAGTGGAGTAATAATTCCTGGTGGTACTGGCAATCTTTCTGATTTTATTTTGGCGCTGTCTTGGGTAAGCCAACAACCAGAAATTAGCATTGTCAATATATCGGCTGGCTTTATTGGCTATTTACCAGATATGGAAATAGCAATTGAAAGTTTGCTTTTATCTGGCATTTTACCAGTTTGTGCTGTGGGCAATGAAGGCAGAAATCGTACCCGTAGCCCTGGTAATTATCGGGATGTAGTTTCCGTTGGTAGTTCAACTATTGACAAGCGCATTGCTGGCTTTAGTGGCAGTGCTACATTAAATACAGGTTCCCATCAATATCAAGTACCCAATTTAGTTGCACCGGGGAAAGAGATTTATTCATCAATACCAGGAGATAAATACGAAGCAATTAGCGGTACTTCAATGGCTACGCCGATTGTTTCGGGAATTGCCGCCTTAATTTTAGAAGAATATCCCAACATAGAAGTTTTAGATTTAAAAGAAGAATTATTTGCTAGATGTGAAACTTTACAAGTTCCACAAGACCGCCAAGGCTACGGCTTAATTCAAGTAAAATTATAA
- the ruvA gene encoding Holliday junction branch migration protein RuvA: protein MISYLKGLVAGVQTIGGNRVILTIEVNGIGYDLQVPQRLAQQLPESGGVAQIFTHYQIREEVPLLYGFASPAERDLFRHLLTVSGIGAALAIALLDTLELPDLVQAIIAGNTQILIQAPGVGKKTAERICLELKSKLIEWRKSAGFFVATGGPAPGILEEVQMTLFALGYTAHEVSHALHVVSEDIGLPKDAYVEDWIKQAIAHLSSEQVQ, encoded by the coding sequence ATGATTAGCTATCTCAAAGGTCTTGTTGCAGGTGTTCAGACAATTGGCGGTAATCGTGTCATTTTGACTATCGAAGTCAATGGTATTGGTTACGATTTGCAAGTTCCCCAAAGGTTAGCACAGCAGTTACCAGAATCAGGCGGAGTGGCGCAAATTTTCACTCATTATCAAATTCGGGAGGAAGTACCTTTACTCTATGGCTTTGCTTCTCCAGCAGAACGAGACTTATTTCGCCACTTGCTAACGGTTAGCGGGATTGGTGCAGCTTTAGCGATCGCCCTCTTAGACACTTTGGAATTACCAGATTTAGTCCAAGCCATCATCGCAGGTAACACCCAAATCTTAATTCAAGCCCCTGGTGTGGGCAAAAAAACCGCAGAACGCATCTGTCTAGAACTGAAAAGTAAATTGATTGAATGGCGCAAATCAGCAGGGTTCTTCGTCGCTACAGGCGGCCCAGCACCAGGGATTTTAGAAGAAGTGCAGATGACTTTGTTCGCCTTGGGTTACACAGCCCACGAAGTTAGCCACGCCTTACACGTTGTGAGTGAAGACATTGGGCTACCAAAAGATGCTTATGTGGAAGATTGGATTAAACAAGCGATCGCCCACCTCAGCAGCGAACAAGTACAGTAA
- a CDS encoding serpin family protein, with the protein MNRQKLSGMKASFLQRRYAVSLGRRYVLAAASVVLLGVLGCSQVNSNNDAFADSKMPQPEIPLQKKTVKADTKLVNANNKFGFKLFSEVLQAEGSEKNIFISPTSVAIALAMTYNGASGSTQQAMAKTLELQGLSLPAINSNYAALKSSLENPDANVQLNIANSLWVNKDVNLRPDFLQRNQEFYKAKVANLDFKSASALNSINNWVNDNTQGKINKIVDQIQPNQVLFLINAIYFKGQWSEKFDKSQTAEHPFYSAPGQQKRHSMMSQTGEYKYYENEQFQAVSLPYGKDGKVSFYVFLPKQNSNLKSFYQNLNAQNWETWLTQFRSQEGFIRLPKFKTDYEVTLNDALKALGMQEAFSSQANFSGMGKDLAISEVKHKTFVEVNEEGTEAAAATSVGIVATSLRDKPEPFRMIVDRPFFCAIRDNQTGSILFMGSILEPS; encoded by the coding sequence ATGAATCGGCAAAAATTAAGCGGGATGAAAGCAAGTTTTCTACAAAGACGTTACGCTGTCAGTCTAGGAAGACGCTATGTTCTAGCGGCTGCAAGTGTAGTTTTGCTAGGTGTACTTGGTTGTTCTCAAGTCAATAGTAATAATGATGCTTTTGCAGACTCGAAAATGCCTCAACCAGAAATACCATTGCAAAAAAAAACCGTCAAAGCTGATACAAAATTAGTAAATGCTAATAACAAATTTGGCTTTAAGTTGTTTTCGGAAGTTTTGCAAGCAGAAGGTAGCGAAAAAAACATTTTTATTTCACCCACTAGTGTAGCGATCGCCTTAGCTATGACCTACAACGGTGCTAGTGGTTCTACCCAACAGGCAATGGCTAAAACCCTGGAATTACAAGGTCTGAGTCTGCCTGCGATTAACTCTAATTATGCTGCTTTAAAAAGTAGCTTAGAAAATCCTGATGCTAATGTGCAGTTAAATATTGCCAACTCACTTTGGGTAAATAAAGATGTGAATTTACGTCCAGACTTTTTGCAACGAAACCAAGAATTTTACAAAGCCAAAGTAGCCAATTTAGACTTTAAATCTGCATCTGCCTTAAACAGTATTAATAACTGGGTGAATGATAATACCCAAGGCAAAATCAACAAAATTGTTGACCAAATACAACCCAATCAAGTGCTGTTTTTAATTAATGCTATTTACTTTAAAGGGCAATGGAGTGAGAAGTTTGATAAAAGCCAAACTGCTGAACATCCTTTTTACAGCGCACCAGGGCAGCAAAAACGACATTCTATGATGTCTCAAACCGGGGAGTATAAATATTATGAAAACGAGCAGTTTCAAGCAGTAAGTTTACCTTATGGCAAAGATGGCAAAGTCAGCTTTTATGTCTTTTTGCCAAAACAAAACTCCAATCTCAAATCTTTTTATCAAAACTTAAATGCTCAGAATTGGGAAACATGGTTAACACAATTTCGTAGCCAAGAAGGTTTTATTCGCCTACCCAAGTTTAAAACTGACTACGAAGTGACACTCAACGATGCCCTAAAAGCTTTAGGAATGCAAGAAGCTTTTAGTTCACAAGCTAATTTTTCGGGAATGGGGAAAGATTTAGCGATTAGCGAGGTAAAACATAAAACTTTTGTAGAAGTCAATGAAGAAGGTACAGAAGCGGCGGCGGCGACATCAGTGGGAATTGTAGCCACATCCCTGAGAGACAAGCCAGAACCATTTCGGATGATTGTTGACCGTCCTTTCTTCTGTGCCATTCGAGATAATCAAACAGGTAGCATTTTGTTTATGGGTTCAATTTTGGAACCAAGTTGA
- a CDS encoding VWA domain-containing protein, with amino-acid sequence MKVKLLSLLSDRNVDVAQVSSQRQLVVSVSALADQFEERLPLNLCLILDKSGSMHGKPMQTVMQAVEQLLNKLQPGDRISIVAFSGAAEVIVPHQVIQDPSTIKSLLPKKLIASGGTAIAAGLELGITELMQGAKGAVSQAFLLTDGHGESSLRLWKWEIGNDDNKRCLELAQKAAKINLTINTLGFGNNWNSDLLEKIADAGGGSLAYVEHPEQVLEQFGRLFGRITSIGLTNAYLQFSLAPHIRLAELKPIAQVFPDTIELPVQQTTNGGFKVRLGDLMQDVDRVVLVNLYLGKLPAGEQVIGQMQICYDDPASNQDGLLSPMINISANFLRQYQPALNPQVQQSILTLAKYRQTQLAEMKLQQGDRIGAATMLQTAANTALQIGDTSAAQVLQTSATRLQTGEQLSSAELKKTRIVSKTTLQN; translated from the coding sequence ATGAAGGTTAAATTGCTCTCGTTGCTAAGTGATCGTAACGTTGATGTGGCTCAAGTCAGCAGTCAACGTCAATTAGTAGTTTCGGTTTCTGCGCTTGCTGATCAGTTTGAGGAGCGTTTGCCGTTGAATTTATGCTTAATTCTGGATAAAAGCGGTTCAATGCACGGCAAACCAATGCAAACTGTGATGCAAGCAGTAGAGCAATTATTAAATAAGTTACAGCCTGGCGATCGCATCTCAATAGTGGCTTTTTCTGGTGCTGCGGAAGTGATTGTTCCCCATCAAGTAATTCAAGACCCCAGCACCATTAAATCGCTGTTGCCAAAAAAACTCATCGCCAGTGGCGGTACTGCCATTGCTGCCGGGTTAGAATTAGGCATCACAGAACTGATGCAAGGTGCTAAAGGCGCTGTTTCCCAAGCTTTCCTCCTCACCGATGGACATGGTGAAAGCAGTTTACGGCTGTGGAAGTGGGAAATTGGCAACGATGACAACAAACGCTGTCTGGAACTGGCGCAAAAGGCAGCTAAAATCAATCTAACAATTAACACTCTCGGTTTTGGCAATAACTGGAACTCAGATTTACTCGAAAAAATTGCCGATGCTGGCGGCGGTAGTTTGGCTTATGTTGAGCATCCAGAACAAGTTTTAGAACAATTTGGGCGGTTGTTTGGTCGCATTACATCAATAGGGCTAACAAATGCTTATTTGCAGTTTTCCCTTGCACCTCATATCCGACTAGCAGAATTAAAACCCATCGCCCAAGTTTTTCCAGACACAATTGAGTTACCAGTACAGCAAACCACCAATGGCGGCTTTAAAGTCCGACTGGGTGATTTAATGCAAGATGTAGACCGGGTAGTTTTAGTCAATCTTTATTTAGGCAAATTACCAGCAGGAGAACAAGTCATTGGACAGATGCAGATTTGTTACGATGACCCCGCCTCCAACCAAGATGGCTTATTGTCTCCGATGATTAACATATCTGCTAATTTCCTGCGCCAATATCAACCCGCCCTCAATCCCCAGGTACAGCAGTCAATTTTGACATTAGCCAAATATCGCCAAACGCAGTTAGCAGAGATGAAATTACAACAAGGCGATCGCATCGGGGCTGCAACAATGTTACAAACTGCGGCGAACACTGCCTTACAAATTGGTGATACAAGTGCAGCCCAAGTTCTGCAAACATCTGCAACCCGCTTACAAACCGGCGAACAACTCTCCTCAGCCGAACTAAAAAAGACGCGAATTGTATCCAAGACAACTTTACAGAATTAA
- a CDS encoding VWA domain-containing protein translates to MKVNLQPALNDVNVDANQTSSQRQLSISVSAIADTQDRTLPINLCLILDHSGSMNGKPLETVKKAANLLVDRLKPSDRLSVVVFDHRAKVLIPNQSVEDPEQIKKQINRLSADGGTAIDEGLRLAIEELAKGKKDRISQAFLLTDGENEHGDNNRCFKFAQLAAGYNLTLNTLGFGDNWNQDVLERIADAGLGTLSYIQRPDQAVNEFGRLFSRIQTVGLTNAYLLFSLMPNVRLAELKPVAQVYPDTIELPLQQEADGRFAIRLGDLMRDVERVILANIYLGQLPEGQQAIANVQIRYDDPAQNQTGLFTANLPVYANVTRAYQPNINPQVQQSILALAKYRQTQLAEAKLQQGDRVGAATMLQTAAKTALQMGDTGAATVLQTSATQLQSGGDLSESDRKKTRIVSKTVLQDIPPQ, encoded by the coding sequence ATGAAGGTCAATTTGCAGCCTGCCCTGAATGATGTCAATGTTGATGCTAATCAAACTAGTAGTCAACGTCAGCTGTCGATTTCTGTGTCCGCGATCGCCGATACCCAAGACCGGACTCTGCCGATTAATTTATGTTTAATTCTCGACCATAGTGGCTCGATGAATGGTAAACCCCTGGAAACGGTGAAAAAAGCCGCAAATTTGTTGGTTGATAGGCTTAAGCCTAGCGATCGCCTGAGTGTGGTAGTCTTCGATCATCGCGCTAAGGTCTTAATCCCAAATCAATCGGTGGAAGACCCAGAACAAATTAAAAAGCAAATTAACCGCTTATCTGCTGATGGCGGAACGGCGATTGATGAAGGTTTGCGTCTGGCGATTGAGGAGTTAGCTAAGGGCAAAAAAGACCGCATTTCTCAAGCTTTTTTGCTCACCGATGGGGAAAATGAACACGGAGATAATAACCGTTGCTTTAAGTTCGCGCAGTTAGCTGCTGGTTACAACTTAACTTTAAATACTTTGGGCTTTGGTGACAATTGGAACCAAGATGTTTTAGAAAGAATTGCTGATGCAGGTTTAGGCACTTTATCTTATATTCAAAGACCTGATCAAGCTGTAAATGAGTTTGGGCGGTTATTCAGCCGGATTCAAACTGTGGGCTTGACTAATGCTTATCTGTTATTTTCATTAATGCCGAATGTCCGGTTAGCAGAACTTAAACCTGTTGCCCAAGTTTACCCAGATACGATTGAACTTCCCTTGCAACAAGAAGCAGATGGACGGTTTGCGATTCGGTTGGGTGATTTAATGAGAGATGTGGAGCGAGTAATTTTAGCTAATATTTATCTGGGACAATTGCCGGAAGGTCAACAAGCGATCGCAAATGTCCAAATTCGCTACGATGATCCTGCCCAAAATCAAACGGGGTTATTTACCGCTAATCTCCCAGTGTACGCTAATGTTACCAGGGCTTACCAACCAAACATTAATCCCCAGGTGCAGCAATCAATTTTGGCTTTAGCCAAGTATCGCCAAACCCAACTCGCCGAAGCAAAATTACAACAAGGCGATCGCGTCGGGGCTGCAACTATGTTGCAAACTGCTGCTAAAACTGCTTTGCAAATGGGTGATACAGGTGCAGCCACAGTCTTGCAAACTTCTGCCACGCAATTACAATCGGGAGGAGATTTAAGCGAAAGCGATCGCAAAAAAACTCGCATTGTCTCCAAAACTGTGTTGCAAGATATCCCGCCACAATGA